Proteins from one Chitinophaga oryzae genomic window:
- a CDS encoding M1 family metallopeptidase, with the protein MRLLFLLLLAGWQQASAQSLFMPRNIRQAYEKQTRSESGAPGPRYWQNKASYDIRVKFEPATNLVSGSETIVYTNNSPDTLRYLNFKLFANLFQHGAVRNMVVTAEDLHKGVAIKNVKINGADRKVSAVTGTNMPVAIDDLAPGKQTEISLDFSYTLNENTHIRTGTVDTGAYFLAYFFPRVAVYDDINGWDMVPYSGVTEFYNDFSDFKVAVTVPGNYQVWATGDLKNGPEVFSDTYLQRIARAEKSDGIVDIIDSTDIRKGNISPRNPFNTWRFEASNVVDFAFAISNHYCWKATSVEVDRATKRRTRVDVAFNTAHADYFGVIDYARATVDRMSHHFPKWPFPYPHISVFDGLDQMEYPMMVNDNPVPDKAGAIELTDHEIFHTMFPFYMGTNETIYAWMDEGWATIGEWLISPMIDSTIVDNYGMANYNAIAGKAQDLPIMTPSNQQTDAYMTNAYPKPALGYLYVKDMLGDSLFLKALHHYIRTWNGKHPQPYDFFNCMNAGAGKDMNWFWKSWFFDDGYPDLAIEKVDRNGQRCEITVLSKGNKPVPVDLTVTFDDQTTLQLHKSIACWEKGNKTVTIPFSTSKKISKVTLGGTWSADVNPADNVKVL; encoded by the coding sequence ATGCGACTTCTATTTTTACTGTTGCTGGCAGGCTGGCAACAGGCTTCGGCCCAATCCCTGTTCATGCCGCGGAACATCCGGCAGGCATACGAGAAACAAACAAGGAGCGAAAGCGGCGCCCCCGGGCCGCGGTACTGGCAGAACAAAGCCAGCTATGATATCCGGGTGAAGTTTGAACCCGCCACCAACCTGGTATCCGGTTCCGAGACTATTGTGTATACCAACAACAGCCCCGACACATTACGCTACCTGAACTTTAAGTTGTTTGCCAACCTCTTCCAGCACGGCGCCGTTCGTAATATGGTAGTGACAGCAGAAGACCTGCATAAAGGCGTGGCCATTAAAAACGTTAAAATCAACGGCGCAGACCGCAAGGTATCAGCCGTTACCGGTACCAATATGCCCGTCGCCATAGACGACCTGGCGCCGGGTAAGCAGACGGAGATTTCGCTCGACTTTTCCTACACGCTGAACGAAAACACGCATATCCGTACCGGTACCGTAGACACCGGCGCCTACTTCCTGGCTTATTTCTTCCCGCGGGTGGCGGTATATGACGACATCAACGGATGGGACATGGTCCCCTACAGCGGCGTGACAGAATTTTACAACGACTTCAGTGATTTTAAAGTCGCCGTTACCGTTCCCGGCAACTACCAGGTGTGGGCTACCGGCGACCTGAAAAACGGGCCGGAAGTATTTTCCGATACTTACCTGCAACGGATTGCCCGGGCGGAAAAGAGCGATGGCATCGTCGATATCATTGACAGCACGGATATCCGGAAAGGGAATATCTCTCCCCGGAACCCCTTTAATACCTGGCGGTTTGAAGCATCCAACGTAGTGGATTTTGCTTTCGCCATCAGTAACCACTATTGCTGGAAGGCCACCAGCGTGGAAGTGGACCGCGCTACCAAACGCCGTACCCGGGTGGATGTGGCCTTTAATACAGCACACGCGGATTATTTCGGGGTGATCGATTACGCCCGCGCAACGGTCGACAGGATGAGCCATCATTTCCCCAAATGGCCTTTCCCATATCCGCATATTTCTGTATTCGACGGACTGGACCAGATGGAATACCCCATGATGGTGAATGACAATCCCGTTCCTGACAAGGCGGGCGCCATTGAACTGACGGACCACGAGATCTTCCATACCATGTTTCCTTTTTACATGGGCACCAATGAAACGATTTACGCATGGATGGATGAAGGCTGGGCTACCATAGGGGAGTGGCTGATCTCACCGATGATCGACTCCACGATCGTGGATAATTACGGGATGGCCAATTACAATGCTATTGCAGGCAAAGCGCAGGACCTGCCCATCATGACGCCCTCCAATCAGCAGACCGACGCGTATATGACCAACGCGTACCCCAAGCCGGCGCTGGGCTATTTGTATGTAAAAGACATGCTGGGCGACAGCCTTTTTCTAAAAGCGCTGCATCATTATATCCGCACGTGGAACGGGAAACATCCGCAGCCTTACGATTTCTTCAACTGCATGAACGCAGGCGCGGGTAAAGACATGAACTGGTTCTGGAAAAGCTGGTTCTTCGATGACGGATATCCCGACCTGGCCATAGAGAAAGTTGACCGCAACGGGCAGCGCTGTGAAATTACCGTACTGTCTAAAGGCAACAAGCCGGTACCGGTAGACCTGACGGTAACGTTTGACGACCAGACCACGCTGCAGCTGCATAAAAGCATCGCGTGCTGGGAGAAGGGAAATAAAACCGTGACCATTCCTTTCTCCACATCCAAAAAAATCAGCAAAGTAACCCTGGGAGGTACCTGGTCGGCGGACGTAAACCCGGCTGACAACGTGAAGGTATTGTAA
- a CDS encoding acyl-CoA-binding protein, protein MDLTAQFEQAAAESKTLSEKPSNEILLQLYSLYKQGSTGDVDTDPPANPFDFVAKAKHEAWAALKGKSKEAAMQEYIDLVKRLKG, encoded by the coding sequence ATGGACCTGACCGCACAATTTGAACAAGCTGCTGCCGAAAGCAAAACCCTCTCCGAGAAGCCGTCCAACGAGATACTGCTGCAATTATACAGCCTTTATAAACAGGGTTCCACCGGTGACGTGGACACTGATCCCCCGGCCAATCCGTTCGACTTTGTGGCGAAAGCCAAGCATGAAGCCTGGGCTGCACTGAAAGGTAAGTCCAAAGAAGCTGCCATGCAGGAGTACATCGACCTGGTAAAACGCCTGAAAGGCTGA
- the lepA gene encoding translation elongation factor 4, with translation MKNIRNFCIIAHIDHGKSTLADRLLEFTKTISDRDMQAQVLDDMDLEREKGITIKSHAIQMNYTAKNGEKYTFNLIDTPGHVDFSYEVSRALAACEGALLLVDAAQGIQAQTISNLYLALENDLEIIPVINKIDMPGAMIEEVKDQIIELIGVKDEDILLASGKTGIGIEDILEAIVTRIPGPKGSLDAPLQALIFDSVFNSFRGIIAYFRVYNGSIKKGDKIKFVNTGEEYEADEVGILKLGLEPRKEVFAGDVGYIITGIKSAKEVKVGDTITLASRPCEEGIKGFQEVKPMVFAGIFPVVTEDFEELRECMDKLQLNDASLTYELETSQALGFGFRCGFLGMLHMEIIQERLEREFNQTVITTVPNVGFIAHTTREGVVIVNNPSEMPDPTKLERIEEPFIRAQIITKPEYIGNIMTLCLGKRGILLNQSYLTTTRVELMFELPLTEIVFDFYDKLKSQTRGYASFDYTPIGFRDSDIVKMDILLNGDKVDALSALIHRSRAQDFGRKLCEKLKDLLPRQQFLIAIQAAVGAKILARENISAMRKDVTAKCYGGDISRKRKLLEKQKEGKKRMRQIGNVEVPQEAFLAVLKLDD, from the coding sequence ATGAAGAATATTCGCAATTTTTGTATCATTGCCCATATTGACCACGGTAAGAGTACCCTGGCCGACCGATTATTGGAATTTACCAAAACGATCTCCGATCGTGATATGCAGGCGCAGGTGCTGGACGACATGGACCTGGAAAGGGAGAAAGGCATCACCATCAAGAGCCATGCTATCCAAATGAACTACACCGCCAAAAATGGCGAAAAATATACGTTTAACCTGATCGATACCCCCGGCCACGTAGACTTTTCCTACGAGGTGTCCCGCGCGCTGGCCGCCTGTGAAGGCGCGCTGCTGCTGGTAGACGCCGCTCAGGGTATCCAGGCGCAGACCATCTCTAACCTGTACCTGGCACTGGAAAATGACCTGGAGATCATCCCGGTGATCAATAAAATTGATATGCCGGGCGCCATGATCGAAGAGGTGAAAGACCAGATCATTGAACTGATTGGCGTAAAAGATGAGGACATCCTGCTGGCATCCGGTAAAACCGGTATCGGCATCGAAGACATACTGGAGGCGATCGTGACCCGCATTCCCGGGCCGAAAGGCAGCCTGGATGCGCCGCTGCAGGCGCTGATCTTTGACAGCGTGTTCAACTCTTTCCGCGGTATCATCGCATATTTCCGCGTGTACAACGGTTCCATCAAAAAAGGAGATAAAATCAAATTCGTTAATACCGGAGAAGAATACGAAGCCGATGAAGTAGGTATCCTGAAACTGGGACTGGAGCCCCGTAAAGAGGTATTTGCCGGCGACGTGGGCTATATCATCACCGGTATCAAGAGCGCCAAGGAAGTAAAAGTAGGGGACACCATTACCCTGGCCAGCAGGCCTTGTGAAGAAGGCATCAAAGGCTTCCAGGAAGTGAAACCCATGGTATTTGCCGGTATCTTCCCGGTAGTGACCGAAGACTTCGAAGAGCTGCGCGAATGCATGGACAAACTCCAGCTCAACGACGCCTCCCTGACTTACGAACTGGAAACATCACAGGCGCTGGGCTTCGGTTTCCGTTGCGGTTTCCTCGGTATGCTCCACATGGAAATTATCCAGGAACGCCTCGAAAGAGAGTTTAACCAAACGGTGATCACCACCGTACCGAACGTGGGCTTCATCGCGCATACCACCAGGGAAGGCGTGGTGATCGTGAATAACCCGAGCGAAATGCCGGACCCCACCAAACTGGAAAGAATCGAAGAACCTTTCATCCGGGCTCAGATCATTACCAAGCCTGAATATATCGGTAACATCATGACGCTTTGCCTCGGCAAACGTGGTATCCTGCTCAACCAGAGCTACCTGACCACCACCCGTGTGGAACTCATGTTTGAATTACCGCTTACCGAGATCGTGTTCGACTTCTACGATAAGCTGAAGAGCCAGACCCGCGGTTATGCCTCTTTCGACTATACGCCGATCGGTTTCCGCGACAGCGATATCGTGAAAATGGATATCCTGCTCAACGGCGATAAAGTGGACGCCCTCAGTGCGCTGATCCACCGCAGCAGAGCGCAGGACTTCGGCCGCAAGCTTTGCGAAAAGCTGAAAGACCTGCTGCCCCGCCAGCAATTCCTGATCGCCATCCAGGCAGCGGTAGGCGCTAAAATCCTCGCCCGCGAAAACATCAGCGCCATGCGTAAAGACGTTACCGCGAAATGTTATGGCGGTGATATCTCCCGTAAACGTAAACTGCTGGAGAAACAGAAGGAAGGTAAAAAACGTATGCGCCAGATCGGTAACGTGGAAGTGCCGCAGGAAGCGTTCCTGGCCGTACTCAAGCTGGACGACTAA
- a CDS encoding AsmA family protein produces MRKWLKVVLIAGGSLVALIILLSVGLALYIKGNKAAFLKQITDQLNDNINGELSVEDMEPSLFRSFPNVSIALKKVVLRDSLWQQHHHALLDLDYVFVRVNTLSLLRKHVDVKEVSLEKGNIYLFTDSTGYTNTSALTASKPGKKKKASRDADIRNIGLSQITFTIDNRQKFKLFELDIQQMDGKLRSSDSGMHLDMRSSILARSFAFNTNKGSYLKNKTLGLDLSLFFNKITKQLIIPEQQIKIDQTPVRIAGVFDFSQKPPPFRLKINANQVLLQDAASWLSPNISGKLATIHLTAPLDAEANLEGRMKFRDTPRVVVTWKTTKNTLVTAAGEWNDCSFTGRFNNEVLPGAGHNDENSAVNIFGLRASLGEVPLEADTIRVVNLKHPLLRGHFRSQFPLAHLNTAASEVPILFSEGTAAADLYYTGPVLKDDNTPSALEGTVQVQRGGFTYLPRDLTFHDCSATLQFTGQDLLVRNVRIQSQKSALQMEGTIRNMLNLYFTAPEKIELDWKIRSALVDLNEFRSFLTARRKGKKAAHKKKARTESRVGQQLDKVLAASNVKMDVALDKIVFEHFTAQNVKALIAMTESDIQLNKIGFQHAGGTAQASGSVHQQGANNTFKINANISNVHIAQLFYAFSNFGMESLKSDNLRGIVSAKADIKGNVLDNGALAKHSLFGTVNFNLRNGALVNFGPLEDIGAFLFRRRRLDSITIENLSNTLQIQGSKIMIPPMRIASSAVNIDVNGVYGLAGGTNINLDVPLRNPAKDSAITDKAEKRRRSRKGIILHLHAVSGSDGKVKIKLGKGD; encoded by the coding sequence ATGCGTAAATGGCTCAAAGTTGTGCTGATTGCAGGAGGAAGCCTCGTAGCCCTGATTATTCTGTTGTCTGTTGGACTGGCCCTGTACATTAAAGGAAATAAGGCCGCTTTTCTGAAGCAGATTACCGACCAGTTGAACGATAATATCAATGGCGAGCTGTCTGTGGAAGATATGGAACCATCTCTTTTCAGGAGCTTCCCCAACGTGTCCATTGCCCTGAAGAAAGTAGTGCTGCGCGACAGCCTGTGGCAGCAACACCATCACGCCCTGTTGGATCTCGACTATGTTTTCGTACGGGTAAACACGTTATCACTGTTACGCAAACACGTAGATGTGAAAGAAGTGTCCCTGGAGAAAGGGAACATCTACCTGTTTACCGACAGTACAGGCTATACCAATACCTCGGCGCTCACCGCCAGTAAGCCTGGCAAGAAAAAGAAAGCGTCCCGCGATGCCGATATCCGCAACATCGGCCTGTCCCAAATCACGTTTACCATCGACAACCGGCAGAAGTTTAAACTTTTCGAGCTGGATATACAACAGATGGATGGCAAGCTGAGGAGTAGCGACTCCGGTATGCACCTCGACATGCGGTCAAGCATTCTCGCCCGCAGCTTTGCTTTCAATACCAACAAAGGCAGTTACCTGAAAAACAAGACGCTGGGCCTCGACCTTTCCCTGTTTTTTAATAAGATCACCAAACAGCTGATCATCCCTGAGCAGCAGATAAAAATAGACCAGACGCCCGTACGGATAGCGGGTGTCTTTGACTTTTCGCAGAAGCCGCCGCCGTTCCGGCTGAAGATCAATGCTAACCAGGTGCTGTTGCAGGACGCGGCCTCATGGCTGTCACCGAATATCTCCGGCAAACTCGCCACCATCCACCTCACCGCGCCGCTGGACGCGGAAGCTAACCTTGAAGGACGTATGAAATTCAGGGATACTCCCCGGGTGGTGGTGACCTGGAAGACGACAAAGAACACGCTGGTGACTGCCGCCGGAGAATGGAACGACTGTAGCTTCACCGGGCGGTTCAACAATGAAGTGCTGCCTGGTGCGGGCCATAATGACGAGAACTCCGCTGTGAATATTTTCGGCCTCAGGGCCTCCCTGGGGGAAGTGCCCCTCGAGGCAGATACCATCCGGGTGGTGAACCTCAAACATCCGTTGCTGCGCGGGCATTTCCGGTCGCAGTTCCCATTGGCGCACCTCAATACGGCTGCCAGCGAGGTACCGATACTGTTCAGCGAGGGGACCGCGGCGGCCGATCTGTATTACACCGGGCCGGTATTGAAGGATGATAACACGCCATCGGCCCTGGAAGGGACGGTGCAGGTGCAGCGTGGTGGCTTTACCTACCTGCCGCGCGACCTGACATTTCATGACTGCAGCGCCACGCTTCAGTTTACCGGGCAGGACCTGCTCGTGCGTAATGTGCGTATCCAGTCGCAGAAAAGCGCCTTACAGATGGAAGGAACTATCCGTAACATGCTGAACCTGTATTTTACGGCGCCGGAGAAAATAGAGCTGGACTGGAAGATCAGGAGCGCGCTGGTAGATCTCAATGAATTCAGGAGTTTCCTCACCGCCCGCCGCAAAGGGAAAAAGGCGGCGCATAAAAAGAAGGCCAGAACGGAAAGCAGGGTAGGGCAGCAGCTCGACAAAGTGCTGGCAGCCAGCAATGTGAAAATGGACGTGGCGCTGGACAAGATCGTGTTTGAACATTTCACCGCGCAGAACGTAAAAGCGCTCATTGCGATGACGGAGTCGGACATCCAGCTTAACAAGATAGGGTTCCAGCACGCGGGCGGCACGGCCCAGGCTTCGGGCAGCGTGCATCAGCAGGGCGCCAACAACACCTTTAAAATTAACGCCAATATATCCAACGTGCATATTGCGCAACTGTTCTACGCATTCAGCAACTTCGGCATGGAGTCGCTGAAGTCCGATAACCTGCGGGGCATCGTGTCTGCCAAAGCGGATATTAAAGGCAATGTGCTGGACAACGGGGCGCTGGCGAAACACTCGTTGTTCGGCACGGTCAACTTTAACCTGCGCAACGGCGCACTGGTCAATTTCGGCCCGCTGGAAGACATCGGGGCGTTTTTGTTCCGGCGTCGCCGGCTGGACAGTATCACCATCGAAAACCTCAGCAATACCCTGCAGATACAGGGAAGCAAGATTATGATACCCCCTATGCGGATCGCCTCCAGTGCAGTGAACATCGATGTGAACGGGGTGTATGGCCTTGCCGGCGGCACCAATATCAACCTGGACGTGCCGTTGCGTAATCCCGCCAAAGATTCGGCAATCACCGATAAAGCAGAAAAACGGCGCAGGAGCAGGAAAGGGATTATCCTGCATCTCCACGCCGTTTCAGGTAGTGACGGAAAAGTAAAGATCAAACTGGGCAAAGGCGATTAA
- a CDS encoding O-acetylhomoserine aminocarboxypropyltransferase/cysteine synthase family protein, which translates to MSRKLHFETLQVHAGYNPDPTTKSAAVPIYQTTSYTFDSAEHASDLFELKQFGNIYTRIMNPTTDVFEKRVAALEGGVGALAVASGQAAQFIALHNILLPGDNFVTSSYLYGGTYNQFKVSFKRIGVEARFADLDNPESFEKQIDENTKAIYVETIGNPGFAIPDFEKLSAIARKHDLPLVVDNTFGAAGYLCRPLEHGANVVVEAATKWIGGHGTSIGGIIVDGGNYNWGNGKFKQFSEPDDAYHGMKFWEVFGSHSPFGNIAYIIRARVTGLRSWGPALAPQNSFLFLQGLESLSLRVQRTVDNALQLAQWLQQQPQVEYVNYPGLPGNKYHGLAQKYLQNGFGGVLSFKIKGGKEAADKFVQSLQLIYHLANVGDSKTLIIHPATTTHSQLSEEEQRAAGVEPGLLRISLGVEHIDDIKEDIQQAFGA; encoded by the coding sequence ATGTCCAGGAAGTTACATTTTGAGACCCTGCAGGTACATGCCGGGTATAACCCCGACCCTACCACCAAATCGGCTGCAGTTCCCATTTACCAGACAACGTCTTATACGTTCGACAGTGCGGAACACGCCTCCGATTTATTTGAGCTGAAGCAATTCGGGAACATTTACACCCGTATCATGAACCCCACCACCGACGTATTTGAAAAGAGAGTGGCAGCGCTGGAAGGCGGCGTGGGCGCACTGGCGGTGGCATCCGGACAGGCGGCGCAATTCATCGCGCTGCACAACATCCTGCTGCCGGGTGATAACTTTGTGACTTCTTCCTATCTCTATGGCGGTACCTATAACCAGTTTAAAGTAAGCTTTAAAAGAATCGGTGTGGAAGCCCGTTTTGCAGACCTGGATAACCCTGAGAGCTTCGAAAAACAGATCGATGAAAACACAAAAGCGATTTATGTGGAGACCATCGGTAACCCGGGCTTCGCCATTCCCGACTTTGAAAAGCTCAGCGCCATTGCCCGTAAACACGACCTGCCGCTGGTGGTAGACAATACTTTCGGCGCAGCCGGTTATCTCTGCCGCCCCCTGGAGCATGGCGCCAACGTAGTGGTGGAAGCGGCTACCAAATGGATCGGCGGGCATGGCACCAGCATCGGCGGTATCATCGTGGATGGCGGCAACTACAACTGGGGCAACGGTAAATTCAAACAATTCAGCGAGCCGGATGATGCTTACCATGGCATGAAGTTCTGGGAAGTATTTGGCTCCCATAGCCCGTTTGGCAACATTGCGTATATCATCCGCGCGCGGGTAACCGGCTTACGCAGCTGGGGGCCTGCGCTGGCGCCACAGAACTCATTCCTGTTCCTGCAGGGGCTGGAAAGCCTGTCGCTTCGCGTGCAACGTACGGTAGACAATGCACTGCAACTGGCACAATGGTTACAGCAACAACCACAGGTGGAGTATGTCAACTATCCCGGCCTGCCGGGCAACAAATACCACGGGCTGGCGCAGAAATACCTGCAGAACGGCTTCGGCGGAGTACTGAGCTTTAAAATCAAAGGCGGCAAGGAAGCAGCGGACAAATTCGTACAGTCATTACAGTTAATATACCATCTGGCGAACGTCGGCGACAGCAAAACGCTGATCATTCACCCGGCCACTACTACCCACTCGCAGCTAAGCGAAGAGGAACAACGGGCTGCCGGCGTAGAGCCGGGACTGCTGCGTATATCCCTTGGCGTAGAACATATCGATGATATTAAGGAAGATATCCAACAGGCCTTTGGCGCTTAA
- a CDS encoding 3' terminal RNA ribose 2'-O-methyltransferase Hen1: MLLTITTTRNPATDLGYLLHKHPAKVQTFPLTAGDVHVFYPEATAEKCTAALLLDLDPVRLTRKSGPGGNDFALEAYVNDRPYVASSFMSAAISQAYSSAMNGRCKDKPELVDVAFPLEVGLSVLPVNGGEPLLRSLFEPLGYEVNVQSFPLDSRHPEWGQSRYYQVTLKNTLPVWMLLSQLYVLIPVCDNDKHYFVGSHEIEKLMEKGRGWLEDHPAKELIVRRYMKHLGPLTRQALNLIMKDEAAPEEVEDMPEPVEKVRLHDLRLQTVRDLLLEHQASSVADLGCGEGKLLRLLTEKSAFTRILGMDVSYRSLEIAGEKLKLDRMSDKQRKRLELIQGSLLYKDKRLSGFDAATLVEVIEHLDLPRLAALEKVVFEYARPSLVIITTVNAEYNIKYESLAAGTFRHNDHRFEWTRPEFEAWAATVAERFGYTVTFRPLGEWDDAVGAPSQLALFTIAAA; encoded by the coding sequence ATGTTATTAACGATTACCACTACACGTAACCCCGCTACAGACCTCGGTTATCTGTTGCACAAACATCCGGCTAAGGTGCAGACTTTTCCGCTGACAGCCGGTGATGTACATGTTTTTTATCCGGAAGCCACCGCAGAGAAATGTACAGCAGCGCTGTTGCTGGACCTGGACCCGGTGCGGCTTACCCGTAAATCCGGCCCCGGCGGTAATGACTTTGCGCTGGAGGCGTATGTCAACGACCGGCCCTATGTGGCCTCTTCCTTTATGAGTGCCGCTATTTCACAGGCGTATTCGTCGGCCATGAACGGCCGGTGCAAAGACAAGCCTGAACTGGTAGACGTCGCCTTCCCGCTGGAGGTGGGCTTATCGGTGCTGCCTGTCAACGGTGGCGAACCGCTGCTGCGCAGCCTCTTTGAACCGCTCGGCTACGAAGTGAACGTACAGTCTTTCCCGTTAGATTCCCGGCACCCTGAATGGGGACAAAGCCGGTACTACCAGGTAACCCTGAAGAACACGCTGCCTGTATGGATGTTGCTGTCCCAGTTATATGTGCTGATCCCGGTATGCGATAACGATAAACATTATTTCGTGGGCAGCCATGAGATAGAAAAACTCATGGAAAAAGGCCGCGGCTGGCTGGAAGACCATCCGGCCAAAGAACTGATCGTTCGCCGTTACATGAAACACCTGGGACCACTTACCCGGCAGGCGCTCAATCTTATCATGAAAGACGAAGCTGCGCCAGAGGAGGTGGAAGATATGCCTGAACCAGTAGAGAAGGTACGCCTGCATGACCTTCGCCTGCAAACGGTGCGCGACCTGCTGCTGGAACACCAGGCAAGTTCCGTGGCGGACCTGGGTTGTGGTGAGGGCAAGCTGCTCCGGCTGCTGACAGAGAAGTCCGCTTTTACCCGTATTCTCGGAATGGACGTCAGTTACCGCTCACTGGAAATTGCGGGCGAAAAACTAAAGCTGGACCGCATGTCCGACAAACAACGGAAACGGCTGGAATTGATACAGGGCTCCCTGTTGTATAAAGATAAAAGGCTATCCGGTTTCGATGCCGCCACCCTGGTGGAGGTGATAGAACACCTGGACCTGCCGCGGCTGGCGGCGCTGGAGAAAGTAGTATTTGAATACGCCCGCCCGTCGCTCGTGATTATCACGACGGTAAATGCGGAGTATAACATTAAATATGAATCGCTCGCCGCGGGAACTTTCCGGCATAACGACCACCGTTTTGAGTGGACCAGACCCGAATTTGAAGCATGGGCCGCAACAGTGGCCGAACGCTTCGGGTATACCGTTACCTTCAGGCCATTGGGCGAATGGGACGACGCTGTGGGCGCTCCCAGCCAACTGGCACTGTTTACAATCGCTGCCGCATGA
- a CDS encoding DNA polymerase beta superfamily protein, which produces MMTYTTLKEQREYLLLECISGSKAYNLQVPSSDTDLKGVFILPQREVYGMSFTDQVANESNDEVYFEIKRFLELLEKNNPNILELLSTQQENCLFRHPLMDLVKPEDFLSRLCMDTFAGYAQTQIKRARGLNKKINQSFPETRKDILEFCYVVQGSQSVPLKQWLEAHQLQQEDCGISRIDHFRDAYALFHRYQFPRPVKLKGLFSGADANDVQLSAIPQGVVPAAIMHFNKDGYTVYCKEFAAYWDWVEHRNEARYQHNQALGADYDSKHMMHTFRLLTMAEEIARYREVRVFRKDRDFLLRIRTGEFTYDTLLQMAAEKLTNIQELYAQSDLPERPDPALTQRLLIKIREEFYGKKK; this is translated from the coding sequence ATGATGACGTATACTACTTTAAAAGAACAACGGGAATACCTGCTGCTGGAGTGTATCAGCGGCAGCAAAGCCTATAACCTGCAGGTGCCTTCGTCAGACACGGACCTGAAAGGCGTTTTCATACTGCCGCAGCGGGAAGTGTACGGCATGAGCTTTACAGACCAGGTGGCCAATGAAAGCAACGATGAGGTGTACTTTGAGATTAAACGTTTCCTGGAACTGCTGGAGAAAAACAACCCGAATATCCTGGAGTTGCTGAGTACGCAGCAGGAGAACTGTCTGTTCCGTCATCCGCTGATGGACCTGGTCAAACCGGAAGATTTCCTGTCGCGCCTCTGCATGGACACTTTTGCGGGATACGCTCAAACCCAGATCAAAAGAGCGCGTGGCCTCAATAAAAAGATTAACCAATCCTTCCCGGAAACACGAAAAGACATCCTCGAGTTTTGTTATGTGGTACAGGGCAGCCAGAGCGTTCCGCTGAAACAATGGCTGGAAGCGCATCAGTTGCAGCAGGAAGATTGCGGTATTTCCCGGATCGATCATTTCCGGGATGCTTATGCGCTTTTTCACCGCTACCAGTTTCCCCGCCCTGTTAAACTGAAAGGCCTGTTCTCCGGTGCAGACGCCAACGACGTGCAGTTGAGCGCCATCCCCCAAGGCGTGGTGCCGGCGGCGATCATGCATTTTAACAAGGACGGCTATACGGTGTATTGTAAGGAGTTTGCCGCTTACTGGGACTGGGTGGAGCATCGCAATGAAGCGCGGTATCAGCATAACCAGGCACTGGGGGCCGACTACGACAGCAAACACATGATGCACACTTTCCGCCTGCTTACCATGGCAGAAGAGATAGCCCGTTACCGCGAAGTGCGGGTGTTCCGGAAAGACCGCGATTTCCTGCTGCGTATCCGTACCGGGGAATTTACTTACGACACCCTGCTGCAGATGGCAGCGGAAAAATTAACCAATATACAGGAGCTGTATGCTCAGTCAGACCTGCCGGAGCGGCCCGATCCGGCATTGACACAGCGACTGCTCATCAAGATAAGAGAAGAATTTTATGGCAAGAAGAAATAA